Below is a window of Mycolicibacterium chitae DNA.
GATCAGGTCGCCGACTTCTTGTCGGAACACCCTCCGCAAAGCACTGACCGGTTGGCGTTCTTGCGGGCGCGGTTCGACGCGGGGTTGGCCTGGGTTCATTACCCCGAGGGTCTGGGCGGGCTGGGGCTGGAGCCTGGGCTGCAGGCCGGTGTCGATCACGTGTTCGCGACCGCCGGCGCACCGGATAACGATCCGGTCGGCAACATCGTGGGGCTCGGGATGGCGGCGCCCACGTTGTTGCGGTTCGCGTCGGCCGAACAACAGCAGCGCTGGCTGCGGCCGCTGTGGACCTCCGAGGAGATCTGGTGCCAGCTGTTCAGCGAGCCGGGTGCCGGATCGGATCTGGCCAACGTCTCGACCCGGGCCACGCCCGATGGCGCGGGCTGGCGGATCAATGGCCAGAAGGTCTGGACCTCGATGGCGCACAACGCGACCTGGGCGATCCTGCTGGCCCGTACCGATCCGACCGTGCCGAAGCATCGCGGAATGACGTTCTTGGTGTGCGATATGCGGGAAAGCGGCGTGGACGTGCGCGCGCTGCGGCAGATCACCGGCGAAAGCGAATTCAACGAGGTCTACCTCGACGACGTCTGGATCCCCGACGCGCATCGGCTCGGCGAGGTCGGCCAGGGCTGGACGGTCGCGCAACACACCCTGATGAACGAGCGCATGGCCATCGGCGCCGGCACCGCCCCTCGCGAAGGCGGCGCGATCGGTAAGTTGGCCAACCTCTGGCGGACTCGACCACAGCTACGCACACCGATGCTGCATGACCACGTCCTCAGGCTGTGGGTGCAGGCCGAAGCGGCGCGGTTGACCTCAGAACGGCTGCGCCAACAACAAGCCGCCGGTCTGCCCGGTCCAGAGGGATCGGGCGCCAAGCTCACGTATGCCCGCCTCAATCAACAGATTTCGTCGCTGGAGCTGGATCTGATGGACGACGAGGCCCTGCGACACAGCGACTACACCCACCGCCGCCCAGTGATGAGCGAGCAGGACAACAGACCGCCAACCTGGCAGTATCTGCGAGCCAAGGGCAACTCGATCGAGGGCGGAACCTCCGAGATCATGCGCAACATCATCGCCGAACGGGTGCTCGGACTACCTGCGGAGCCCCGACTGGACCGCGACCTCGCCTGGAAGGACCTGCCCCGATGAGCGGGATCGCAACGCCGGACACCGGCGATCTGCTGTACTCCGATACCGAAGACGAACTCCGGGCGAGCGTGCGCGCACTGCTGACGAAATCCGCACCGTGGGACGCGGTGCTGGCCCGCACCGAATCCCCGGAGACGACCGACAGCGCCCTGTGGCGCGCACTGGTCCACGAGGTGGGGTGCACCGCGTTGTCGGTATCCGAACAGTTCGACGGGGGCGGCGCCAGTTGGCGGGAGGTGGCGGTGGTCGCCGAGGAGCTGGGCCGCGCAGTCGCCCCGGTGCCGTTCCTGGGGCATAGCCTGGCGATCGCGTTGCTGCAGGAACTGCAGCAGACCGAGCTGTTGGGACGGCTGGCGCGCGGCGAGCTGACTGCGACCGTCGCGATCCCGTTCGGTGCGCCCGCAGCCGTGCCGGGCGCCGAGATCGAAGTCACCGACGGTCGACTGTCCGGAACCATCCGGACGGTCGCCGACGCCCTGGTCGCGGATGTGCTTCTGGTCCCGGTCGCGGATGCGGTGTACGTGGTGGCCGCCCACGCCGACGGTCTGTCACGCAACGCCATCGTGTCGCTGGACATGACCCGCCCGCTCGCCGATCTCGTTCTTGACGGAGTGGCCGCCACACCGGCGACCACCAACCGCGACGTCGCGGCGGCGCTGACGCGGACCCGGCAAATCGGGTCGGCGCTGCTGGCCTCGGAGCAGCTCGGGGCCGCCGAGAAGTGCCTCGAAATGACCGTCGAATACCTGCTCGTTCGCCGCCAGTTCGCCCGGACCATCGGCTCCTACCAAGCACTGAAACACCGAGCGGCCGACGTCTGGGTGGCGATCACGCAGGCCAAGGCCGTCGCCCGATACGCCGCCGAATGCGCCGCGACCGATTCGGCCGACCTGCCGGTGGCGGCTGCGTTGGCGAAGGCACACTGCTCGGAGGTCGTGCAGCAGGCGGCCGAGGAATGCCTGCAATTGCACGGCGGGATCGGGTTCACCTGGGAACATCCCACCCATCTGTACCTCAAGCGTGCCAAGAGCAGTGCGCTCGCACTCGGCGGCCCGGCATACCATCGCGGGGTGTTGAGCACCCTCATCGACCTGGACGGAGCGGACCAGTGACCGACCTGACCGGCCTCAACGCCGTCGTCACCGGCGGCAACGCCGGCATCGGCCGCGCGATGGCCATCGGAATCGCCAAAGCCGGTGGCGCCGTGTCGATCTGGTCGCGCAACGCCGATCGCAATGCCGAGGTGGTCGACGAGGTAACCACCCTGGGTGGCAGGGCCATCGCAATCCCGTGCGACATCACCGACGAGACCGCCGTCATCGACGCGATGGAGCGCACCGTCACCGAGCTAGGGCCGCTGGGGTGTTTCGTCGCCAATGCCGGGATCGTGGAGGCGTCTCCGATCGTCGACCTGACGCTAGAGTCGTGGCGGCGGGTCCTGGCCACGAATCTCGACGGGGCGTTTCTGTGCACCCGGGAAGCCGCGCGACGGTTCGTCGCTCAGGACAGCGGCGGGTCGATCATCGTGCTGTCCTCGACCATCAGCCGTTATGGCGGCGCGGATTTGGCGTCCTATGCCGCCAGTAAGACCGGCGTGCTCGGTCTCGCGCGAACCCTCGCGGTGGAACTCGCGCGTCACCGGGTGCGCTGCAACACGTTGATCCCGGGTTGGACCCGCACCAACATCAACGCCGACCGGCAGGCCGACGACAGGTTCATGGCGGCGACGATCGCGCGGACCCCGATGCGACGGTGGGCCGACCCGGACGAATTCCACGAAGTGACAGCGTTTCTCGCGGATCCGAAGCTGACGTTCCACACGGGCAACGAGATCATCGTCGACGGCGGATACACGATCTACTGACGCCGGGAGGACCGGACACGAAGTCCGTCCCGGAGGCGTCGGGGCCAGGCGGGAGCCGAGTCCTATTTGGCCAGGATCCCGCCGTCGATGATGAACTCCGAACCCGTGCAGAACGCCGACTCATCGGAGGCGAGGTACAGCACCAGATAGGAAACCTCGATCGGCTCGGCCAACCGCCGCAGCGGAATGGTTTCCAGATAGGCCGCGAGTCGTTCCGGCCCGTAGGTGCCGACCGTTTCCCGCGCCATGCCGGTGAGCACCGGCCCGGGGTGCACCGAGTTCACCCGGATGTTGTCGGGTGCGTACTCGATCGCAGCCGCCTTCGTCATACCGCGCACTGCGAATTTTGCGGTGGTGTAGGCGACATTGGGGGCACCCTGCGCATGGGTGATGCCGGCCATCGAAGAAATGTTCACGATCGATCCACCGCCGGCCTCGAGCATTCCCGGTAGGACCGCCTGCATGCCGTAGAACGCGCCGTGCTGGTCCACCTCCACCATCCGCAGATACTCGTCGACGGCCAGTTCGTGGGTCCGCACTCGTGTCCCCGGCACCGCAGCGTTGTTCACCAGCACGTCGATCGGACCGAACCGTTCGACGCCGCGGGTCACCACCGCTTCCCAGGACTCCTGATCAGATACATCGTGGCGCACGAAGAGTGCGTTCTCGCCGATCTCCTCTGCGATCGGTGCGCCGTCCTTCTCGTTGATGTCGGTCATGATGACCTTGGCGCCCTCCCGCGCGAGCAACTGGGCATGGGTGACACCCATCCCGCTCGCGGCACCAGTGACGAGCACAACCTTGCCGTTCACCCGGCCGGATGCAGAATTCATCAGCGCGCTTTCCTTCGTGTCGGTGGACGATCAGTCGGCGACGGGGTGGCGACGCCGAACGACCTGCACGCCCACCATCGTCATCACAAGTTCGCCCCCGCTGTCGGCCATGTCGTACCGGCAGTGCACATCCGCCCGTCGCGCGCCCATCCTGATGTCGACGATCTGGACCGACCCGCTCAGCACCGCGCCGGGGCGGACCGGGCGCGGGAAATGCAGTCGTTCGATTCCCTTGCCCGCCACCAGCGCCAGCCGCGAGATGAAGTTCGGCGACGCGATACTGGAGAACAGGGACAGGGTGTGCATTCCGCTGGCGATCACATCACCGAACACCGGGTTGGTGACATCCAGGTGAATCGGTAGCGGGTCGAAACGCTTTGCAAACTCGATGATTTCGTCACGGGTCACTTCGACCGAACCCAGGTCCATCCAGTCCCCGGCGACCAGATCCTCGGCATGGAGGATCTGGTCGGGTGGCAGCGATGCCAGATCGCGTTCCGCCGACTGCGGCAGGCTCATCTCTCTCCTCGAGAAATCCGGTTAGTCAACCTCTGCCGGGAGCGGGAGCGATCGGGTGTCGCCGGTGGCACCGACGGCGTACTGCACATCGGTGCGATCATGCATGAAACCCAAGAGCCTCGCCTCGTGCACCACCGGCCAGTCGGCCGAGTCGACCACCGTCGACGCCACCCTCAGGCCGGCATCGCGCAGCGGCTGCAGCGCCGTGATCAGCAGCGTCCGCAAGGCTTCCTGATTGCCGGGGGGCACGACGGGCCCGTAGATCCGGCCGGCCGTTCCATACTCCGTTTGCTCGCCGGCCTGCGGTGCCACCCACACCGCCCCGGTGAGCTCGGCTCCGTCACCGGCCACGAAGAGCTCCGCCCCGGCCGGAATCGCCTCTCGTCCGCCGTGCTCCTGCCA
It encodes the following:
- a CDS encoding acyl-CoA dehydrogenase family protein; amino-acid sequence: MTTAPLTASRLADQVADFLSEHPPQSTDRLAFLRARFDAGLAWVHYPEGLGGLGLEPGLQAGVDHVFATAGAPDNDPVGNIVGLGMAAPTLLRFASAEQQQRWLRPLWTSEEIWCQLFSEPGAGSDLANVSTRATPDGAGWRINGQKVWTSMAHNATWAILLARTDPTVPKHRGMTFLVCDMRESGVDVRALRQITGESEFNEVYLDDVWIPDAHRLGEVGQGWTVAQHTLMNERMAIGAGTAPREGGAIGKLANLWRTRPQLRTPMLHDHVLRLWVQAEAARLTSERLRQQQAAGLPGPEGSGAKLTYARLNQQISSLELDLMDDEALRHSDYTHRRPVMSEQDNRPPTWQYLRAKGNSIEGGTSEIMRNIIAERVLGLPAEPRLDRDLAWKDLPR
- a CDS encoding acyl-CoA dehydrogenase family protein — translated: MSGIATPDTGDLLYSDTEDELRASVRALLTKSAPWDAVLARTESPETTDSALWRALVHEVGCTALSVSEQFDGGGASWREVAVVAEELGRAVAPVPFLGHSLAIALLQELQQTELLGRLARGELTATVAIPFGAPAAVPGAEIEVTDGRLSGTIRTVADALVADVLLVPVADAVYVVAAHADGLSRNAIVSLDMTRPLADLVLDGVAATPATTNRDVAAALTRTRQIGSALLASEQLGAAEKCLEMTVEYLLVRRQFARTIGSYQALKHRAADVWVAITQAKAVARYAAECAATDSADLPVAAALAKAHCSEVVQQAAEECLQLHGGIGFTWEHPTHLYLKRAKSSALALGGPAYHRGVLSTLIDLDGADQ
- a CDS encoding SDR family NAD(P)-dependent oxidoreductase, which gives rise to MTDLTGLNAVVTGGNAGIGRAMAIGIAKAGGAVSIWSRNADRNAEVVDEVTTLGGRAIAIPCDITDETAVIDAMERTVTELGPLGCFVANAGIVEASPIVDLTLESWRRVLATNLDGAFLCTREAARRFVAQDSGGSIIVLSSTISRYGGADLASYAASKTGVLGLARTLAVELARHRVRCNTLIPGWTRTNINADRQADDRFMAATIARTPMRRWADPDEFHEVTAFLADPKLTFHTGNEIIVDGGYTIY
- a CDS encoding glucose 1-dehydrogenase, giving the protein MNSASGRVNGKVVLVTGAASGMGVTHAQLLAREGAKVIMTDINEKDGAPIAEEIGENALFVRHDVSDQESWEAVVTRGVERFGPIDVLVNNAAVPGTRVRTHELAVDEYLRMVEVDQHGAFYGMQAVLPGMLEAGGGSIVNISSMAGITHAQGAPNVAYTTAKFAVRGMTKAAAIEYAPDNIRVNSVHPGPVLTGMARETVGTYGPERLAAYLETIPLRRLAEPIEVSYLVLYLASDESAFCTGSEFIIDGGILAK
- a CDS encoding MaoC/PaaZ C-terminal domain-containing protein, whose amino-acid sequence is MSLPQSAERDLASLPPDQILHAEDLVAGDWMDLGSVEVTRDEIIEFAKRFDPLPIHLDVTNPVFGDVIASGMHTLSLFSSIASPNFISRLALVAGKGIERLHFPRPVRPGAVLSGSVQIVDIRMGARRADVHCRYDMADSGGELVMTMVGVQVVRRRHPVAD